A stretch of the Vanacampus margaritifer isolate UIUO_Vmar chromosome 6, RoL_Vmar_1.0, whole genome shotgun sequence genome encodes the following:
- the LOC144053653 gene encoding bromodomain-containing protein 1-like isoform X1, with product MKKKARHQRPAALKRDSSPIKPSPNRETLTYAQAQRMVELEVDGRVHRLSIYDKMDIIGDDDPTAQEILECNSNKENSEKPQQVLVRSVRLKNSQRKKSAALAPPHGAGHHPASALLEPKVRTVEYNLPVVPKRPAAYYTYTERTAEELDEEVEYDMDEEDYAWLELLNEKRKSDGISQVSNNLFEFLMDRFEKESYGDMQGQSETQPLVDEDAVCCVCMDGDGADSNVILFCDSCNIAVHQECYGVPYIPEGRWLCRHCLQCPARPADCVFCPNRGGALKKTDDGRWGHVACALWVPEVGFSDTVFIEPIDGVRNIPPARWKLTCYLCKEKGAGACIQCDRVNCYAAFHVSCAQKAGLFMKMEPVKEGSAPGAFSVKKTAYCCSHTPDSGDRRPLTVYEESHRKNGACHKRGERRGRARAKAWYKKRSKRPEPPSEPQPEADGRGNAGPSITASSLDTILNQVAVQRKRLFVERVLSYWVLKRQSRNNVPLIRRLQANPSPAPKSTSADRAETNQALKEQLKEWHRLRHDLERARLLLELIRKREKLKREELKLQQSALEVQLTPFNILLRTVLSQLQQKDQYNVFAQPVSIKEVPDYLDHITQPMDFSTMRTRIDGHAYRSLDHFEADFELIIANCMKYNAKETFFYKVAQRMQDHGGVILRRARKEADRIGFDFPSGLMLPQAPKMGAALPFTWDDVDRLLSPSYRRLTPLEDQLKELLEKLDLSTAMKNSPSRSKRLKLLKKTIMEVRSEMSLKKSLPATARPPERPAPGAPPSPRAPELSVSMPPMLEVPLTSTRSETPPTPPDLGPPSLKPAEHDPTEPGDVTCTSATSEPRPKLNGHLPNGDEAEQRTNSLFGKSKSVSPQKPATGQEVPAAPSQSPPLGAKTFLSVVIPRLETLLLPKKRPRSSSVDGEEDEESPIKRLGTGITNGFVVEEEEEVEEEASPPRLLEPRRRCASESSISSGGSALSGASTAMLSKSGKGRPAAAAAVRRNTADDESAPTTCAENGELSQHVKVSSEAWKPSAASPFVVEPLKLVWAKCSGYPSYPALVSDFPSHPPARHASSLPISLRAIVRACDWSLTAVVTRVVAVTPPPSLHATPAVAVLRPSAHPLPCFLPQIMDPRARRTGRPTRRQRNGAAATAAALPRPPRDVLRAGERMQFRSAEKLFLVHFFDSKRSWQWLPRSKMSPFGVDHGLDRLKLLESRRSHLQKSVRRAFERARKHLYGGAGRAAPAQH from the exons ATGAAGAAGAAAGCCCGGCACCAGCGCCCAGCGGCGCTGAAGCGGGACTCGTCGCCCATCAAGCCGTCGCCCAACCGGGAGACGCTGACGTACGCGCAGGCCCAGCGCATGGTGGAGCTGGAGGTGGACGGCCGCGTGCACCGGCTGAGCATCTACGACAAGATGGACATCATCGGCGACGACGACCCCACGGCGCAGGAGATCCTGGAGTGCAACAGCAACAAGGAGAACAGCGAGAAGCCCCAGCAGGTCCTGGTGCGCTCGGTGCGCCTCAAAAACAGCCAGCGCAAGAAGAGCGCCGCCTTGGCGCCCCCGCACGGCGCCGGCCACCACCCCGCATCGGCGCTGCTGGAGCCCAAAGTGAGAACGGTGGAGTACAACCTGCCCGTGGTGCCCAAGAGGCCGGCGGCGTACTACACGTACACGGAGCGGACGGCGGAGGAGCTGGACGAGGAGGTGGAGTATGACATGGACGAGGAGGATTACGCCTGGCTGGAGCTGCTCAACGAGAAGCGCAAGAGCGACGGCATCAGCCAGGTGTCCAACAACCTCTTTGAATTCCTCATGGACCGTTTCGAGAAGGAGTCGTACGGCGACATGCAGGGCCAGAGCGAGACGCAGCCTCTGGTGGACGAGGACGCCGTGTGCTGCGTGTGCATGGATGGCGACGGCGCCGACAGCAACGTCATCCTCTTCTGCGACTCCTGCAACATCGCCGTGCACCAGGAGTGCTACGGCGTGCCCTACATCCCCGAGGGCCGCTGGCTGTGCCGCCACTGCCTGCAGTGCCCGGCGCGGCCCGCCGACTGCGTCTTCTGCCCCAACCGAGGCGGCGCCCTCAAGAAAACGGACGACGGGCGCTGGGGCCACGTGGCCTGCGCCCTGTGGGTGCCCGAGGTGGGCTTCTCGGACACGGTGTTTATCGAGCCCATCGACGGCGTCCGCAACATCCCGCCCGCCCGCTGGAAGCTGACGTGCTACCTGTGCAAGGAAAAGGGGGCGGGCGCCTGCATTCAGTGCGACCGGGTCAACTGTTACGCCGCCTTCCACGTCAGCTGTGCGCAGAAGGCCGGCCTCTTCATGAAAATGGAGCCTGTCAAGGAGGGGTCGGCGCCCGGCGCCTTCTCCGTCAAGAAGACGGCGTACTGCTGCAGCCACACGCCCGACAGCGGCGACCGGCGGCCGCTCACTGTCTACGAGGAGTCGCACCGCAAGAACGGCGCCTGTCACAAGCGCGGCGAGCGGCGCGGCAGGGCCCGCGCCAAGGCCTGGTACAAGAAGCGCAGCAAGCGGCCGGAGCCGCCGTCCGAGCCGCAGCCGGAAGCCGACGGCCGCGGCAACGCTGGGCCCAGCATCACCGCCTCCAG TCTGGACACCATCCTGAACCAGGTGGCGGTCCAGAGGAAGCGTCTGTTTGTGGAGCGCGTTCTGAGCTACTGGGTGCTCAAGAGGCAGTCCCGGAACAACGTGCCGCTCATCCGCCGCCTGCAGGCCAACCCGTCGCCGGCGCCCAAGTCCACGTCGGCA GATCGCGCCGAGACCAACCAGGCGCTGAAGGAGCAGCTGAAGGAGTGGCACCGACTCCGACACGACTTGGAACGAGCGCGACTGCTGCTGGAACTCATCAGGAAGAGAGAGAAGCTCAAGAGGGAGGAG TTGAAGCTGCAGCAGTCGGCGCTGGAGGTCCAACTGACGCCCTTCAACATCCTGCTGAGAACCGTGCTCAGCCAGCTGCAGCAGAAGGACCAGTACAACGTCTTTGCTCAGCCCGTCAGCATAAAAGAG GTCCCGGACTACTTGGACCACATCACGCAGCCCATGGACTTCTCCACCATGAGGACGCGCATAGACGGCCACGCCTACCGCAGCCTGGACCACTTTGAGGCCGACTTTGAGCTGATCATCGCCAACTGCATGAAATACAACGCCAAGGAGACCTTCTTCTACAAGGTGGCCCAGAGGATGCAGGACCACGGCGGCGTCATCCTGCGCCGCGCCCGCAAGGAGGCCGACCGCATCGGCTTTGACTTCCCGAGCGGACTGATGCTGCCCCAGGCCCCCAAAATGGGGGCGGCGCTGCCCTTCACCTGGGACGACG TGGACCGCCTCCTGAGCCCCTCGTACCGCCGCTTAACGCCGCTGGAGGATCAACTGAAGGAGCTCCTGGAGAAGTTGGACCTGAGCACAGCCATGAAGAACAGCCCGTCTCGCAGCAAGAGGCTCAAGCTGCTCAAAAAGACCATCATGGAGGTCCGTAGCGAGATGAGCCTCAAGAAGTCACTACCGGCCACCGCCCGACCGCCAGAGCGGCCGGCACCCGGCGCGCCACCGTCTCCCCGTGCTCCCGAGTTGAGCGTCTCCATGCCGCCGATGCTAGAGGTGCCCCTGACGTCGACGCGATCGGAAACGCCACCAACGCCGCCCGATCTGGGACCGCCGTCACTGAAGCCGGCGGAGCACGACCCCACGGAGCCGGGCGACGTCACTTGCACCTCCGCTACCTCAGAGCCCCGCCCCAAGCTCAACGGCCACCTCCCCAACGGCGACGAAGCCGAGCAACGGACCAACAGCCTTTTCGGAAAGTCCAAGAGCGTCAGTCCGCAGAAGCCGGCTACAGGCCAGGAGGTGCCCGCCGCTCCCTCGCAATCGCCGCCACTGGGCGCCAAAACCTTTTTGTCGGTGGTCATCCCTCGGCTGGAGACCCTCCTGCTGCCCAAGAAGCGACCGAGGAGCAGTAGCGTCGACggcgaggaagacgaggagTCGCCCATCAAGCGTCTGGGCAcag GGATCACCAACGGTTttgtggtggaggaggaggaggaggtggaggaggaagcCTCGCCGCCTCGATTGCTAGAGCCGCGCCGCCGCTGCGCCTCCGAGTCCAGCATCTCGTCAGGCGGCAGCGCCCTGTCCGGTGCCAG TACCGCGATGCTCTCCAAAAGCGGCAAAGGGCGACCAGCGGCAGCAGCCGCGGTTCGACGCAACACTGCGGACGACGAAAGTGCCCCGACGACCTGCGCCGAGAACGGAGAGTTGAGCCAGCACGTCAAGGTCTCGTCAG AGGCGTGGAAACCCTCGGCCGCCTCCCCCTTTGTTGTGGAGCCTCTTAAGCTAGTTTGGGCTAAATGTAGTGGATATCCTTCCTATCCCGCCCTGGTGAGTGACTTTCCAAGCCACCCGCCCGCCCGCCACGCCTCATCATTACCCATCAGCCTGCGTGCCATCGTGCGTGCTTGTGATTGGTCGCTCACGGCCGTCGTCACGCGAGTGGTGGCGGTGACGCCGCCGCCGTCTTTGCATGCGACTCCAGCGGTGGCCGTCCTCCGCCCGAGCGCTCACCCGTTGCCGTGTTTTTTGCCGCAGATCATGGACCCCCGAGCGCGGAGGACGGGGCGGCCGACACGGCGCCAGCGCAACGGGGCGGCGGCAACAGCGGCGGCGCTTCCCCGCCCGCCGCGGGACGTGCTCCGAGCCGGCGAGCGGATGCAGTTCAGGTCCGCAGAGAAACTCTTCCTCGTCCACTTCTTCGACAGCAAGCGCAGCTG GCAATGGCTTCCTAGATCCAAGATGTCTCCGTTCGGCGTAGACCACGGTCTGGACCGCCTCAAGCTGCTGGAGTCGCGCCGCTCTCACCTGCAGAAGTCGGTGCGGCGAGCCTTCGAGCGGGCCAGGAAGCATCTGTACGGCGGCGCCGGGAGAGCCGCGCCCGCTCAACACTGA
- the LOC144053653 gene encoding bromodomain-containing protein 1-like isoform X2, protein MKKKARHQRPAALKRDSSPIKPSPNRETLTYAQAQRMVELEVDGRVHRLSIYDKMDIIGDDDPTAQEILECNSNKENSEKPQQVLVRSVRLKNSQRKKSAALAPPHGAGHHPASALLEPKVRTVEYNLPVVPKRPAAYYTYTERTAEELDEEVEYDMDEEDYAWLELLNEKRKSDGISQVSNNLFEFLMDRFEKESYGDMQGQSETQPLVDEDAVCCVCMDGDGADSNVILFCDSCNIAVHQECYGVPYIPEGRWLCRHCLQCPARPADCVFCPNRGGALKKTDDGRWGHVACALWVPEVGFSDTVFIEPIDGVRNIPPARWKLTCYLCKEKGAGACIQCDRVNCYAAFHVSCAQKAGLFMKMEPVKEGSAPGAFSVKKTAYCCSHTPDSGDRRPLTVYEESHRKNGACHKRGERRGRARAKAWYKKRSKRPEPPSEPQPEADGRGNAGPSITASSLDTILNQVAVQRKRLFVERVLSYWVLKRQSRNNVPLIRRLQANPSPAPKSTSADRAETNQALKEQLKEWHRLRHDLERARLLLELIRKREKLKREELKLQQSALEVQLTPFNILLRTVLSQLQQKDQYNVFAQPVSIKEVPDYLDHITQPMDFSTMRTRIDGHAYRSLDHFEADFELIIANCMKYNAKETFFYKVAQRMQDHGGVILRRARKEADRIGFDFPSGLMLPQAPKMGAALPFTWDDVDRLLSPSYRRLTPLEDQLKELLEKLDLSTAMKNSPSRSKRLKLLKKTIMEVRSEMSLKKSLPATARPPERPAPGAPPSPRAPELSVSMPPMLEVPLTSTRSETPPTPPDLGPPSLKPAEHDPTEPGDVTCTSATSEPRPKLNGHLPNGDEAEQRTNSLFGKSKSVSPQKPATGQEVPAAPSQSPPLGAKTFLSVVIPRLETLLLPKKRPRSSSVDGEEDEESPIKRLGTGITNGFVVEEEEEVEEEASPPRLLEPRRRCASESSISSGGSALSGASTAMLSKSGKGRPAAAAAVRRNTADDESAPTTCAENGELSQHVKVSSEAWKPSAASPFVVEPLKLVWAKCSGYPSYPALIMDPRARRTGRPTRRQRNGAAATAAALPRPPRDVLRAGERMQFRSAEKLFLVHFFDSKRSWQWLPRSKMSPFGVDHGLDRLKLLESRRSHLQKSVRRAFERARKHLYGGAGRAAPAQH, encoded by the exons ATGAAGAAGAAAGCCCGGCACCAGCGCCCAGCGGCGCTGAAGCGGGACTCGTCGCCCATCAAGCCGTCGCCCAACCGGGAGACGCTGACGTACGCGCAGGCCCAGCGCATGGTGGAGCTGGAGGTGGACGGCCGCGTGCACCGGCTGAGCATCTACGACAAGATGGACATCATCGGCGACGACGACCCCACGGCGCAGGAGATCCTGGAGTGCAACAGCAACAAGGAGAACAGCGAGAAGCCCCAGCAGGTCCTGGTGCGCTCGGTGCGCCTCAAAAACAGCCAGCGCAAGAAGAGCGCCGCCTTGGCGCCCCCGCACGGCGCCGGCCACCACCCCGCATCGGCGCTGCTGGAGCCCAAAGTGAGAACGGTGGAGTACAACCTGCCCGTGGTGCCCAAGAGGCCGGCGGCGTACTACACGTACACGGAGCGGACGGCGGAGGAGCTGGACGAGGAGGTGGAGTATGACATGGACGAGGAGGATTACGCCTGGCTGGAGCTGCTCAACGAGAAGCGCAAGAGCGACGGCATCAGCCAGGTGTCCAACAACCTCTTTGAATTCCTCATGGACCGTTTCGAGAAGGAGTCGTACGGCGACATGCAGGGCCAGAGCGAGACGCAGCCTCTGGTGGACGAGGACGCCGTGTGCTGCGTGTGCATGGATGGCGACGGCGCCGACAGCAACGTCATCCTCTTCTGCGACTCCTGCAACATCGCCGTGCACCAGGAGTGCTACGGCGTGCCCTACATCCCCGAGGGCCGCTGGCTGTGCCGCCACTGCCTGCAGTGCCCGGCGCGGCCCGCCGACTGCGTCTTCTGCCCCAACCGAGGCGGCGCCCTCAAGAAAACGGACGACGGGCGCTGGGGCCACGTGGCCTGCGCCCTGTGGGTGCCCGAGGTGGGCTTCTCGGACACGGTGTTTATCGAGCCCATCGACGGCGTCCGCAACATCCCGCCCGCCCGCTGGAAGCTGACGTGCTACCTGTGCAAGGAAAAGGGGGCGGGCGCCTGCATTCAGTGCGACCGGGTCAACTGTTACGCCGCCTTCCACGTCAGCTGTGCGCAGAAGGCCGGCCTCTTCATGAAAATGGAGCCTGTCAAGGAGGGGTCGGCGCCCGGCGCCTTCTCCGTCAAGAAGACGGCGTACTGCTGCAGCCACACGCCCGACAGCGGCGACCGGCGGCCGCTCACTGTCTACGAGGAGTCGCACCGCAAGAACGGCGCCTGTCACAAGCGCGGCGAGCGGCGCGGCAGGGCCCGCGCCAAGGCCTGGTACAAGAAGCGCAGCAAGCGGCCGGAGCCGCCGTCCGAGCCGCAGCCGGAAGCCGACGGCCGCGGCAACGCTGGGCCCAGCATCACCGCCTCCAG TCTGGACACCATCCTGAACCAGGTGGCGGTCCAGAGGAAGCGTCTGTTTGTGGAGCGCGTTCTGAGCTACTGGGTGCTCAAGAGGCAGTCCCGGAACAACGTGCCGCTCATCCGCCGCCTGCAGGCCAACCCGTCGCCGGCGCCCAAGTCCACGTCGGCA GATCGCGCCGAGACCAACCAGGCGCTGAAGGAGCAGCTGAAGGAGTGGCACCGACTCCGACACGACTTGGAACGAGCGCGACTGCTGCTGGAACTCATCAGGAAGAGAGAGAAGCTCAAGAGGGAGGAG TTGAAGCTGCAGCAGTCGGCGCTGGAGGTCCAACTGACGCCCTTCAACATCCTGCTGAGAACCGTGCTCAGCCAGCTGCAGCAGAAGGACCAGTACAACGTCTTTGCTCAGCCCGTCAGCATAAAAGAG GTCCCGGACTACTTGGACCACATCACGCAGCCCATGGACTTCTCCACCATGAGGACGCGCATAGACGGCCACGCCTACCGCAGCCTGGACCACTTTGAGGCCGACTTTGAGCTGATCATCGCCAACTGCATGAAATACAACGCCAAGGAGACCTTCTTCTACAAGGTGGCCCAGAGGATGCAGGACCACGGCGGCGTCATCCTGCGCCGCGCCCGCAAGGAGGCCGACCGCATCGGCTTTGACTTCCCGAGCGGACTGATGCTGCCCCAGGCCCCCAAAATGGGGGCGGCGCTGCCCTTCACCTGGGACGACG TGGACCGCCTCCTGAGCCCCTCGTACCGCCGCTTAACGCCGCTGGAGGATCAACTGAAGGAGCTCCTGGAGAAGTTGGACCTGAGCACAGCCATGAAGAACAGCCCGTCTCGCAGCAAGAGGCTCAAGCTGCTCAAAAAGACCATCATGGAGGTCCGTAGCGAGATGAGCCTCAAGAAGTCACTACCGGCCACCGCCCGACCGCCAGAGCGGCCGGCACCCGGCGCGCCACCGTCTCCCCGTGCTCCCGAGTTGAGCGTCTCCATGCCGCCGATGCTAGAGGTGCCCCTGACGTCGACGCGATCGGAAACGCCACCAACGCCGCCCGATCTGGGACCGCCGTCACTGAAGCCGGCGGAGCACGACCCCACGGAGCCGGGCGACGTCACTTGCACCTCCGCTACCTCAGAGCCCCGCCCCAAGCTCAACGGCCACCTCCCCAACGGCGACGAAGCCGAGCAACGGACCAACAGCCTTTTCGGAAAGTCCAAGAGCGTCAGTCCGCAGAAGCCGGCTACAGGCCAGGAGGTGCCCGCCGCTCCCTCGCAATCGCCGCCACTGGGCGCCAAAACCTTTTTGTCGGTGGTCATCCCTCGGCTGGAGACCCTCCTGCTGCCCAAGAAGCGACCGAGGAGCAGTAGCGTCGACggcgaggaagacgaggagTCGCCCATCAAGCGTCTGGGCAcag GGATCACCAACGGTTttgtggtggaggaggaggaggaggtggaggaggaagcCTCGCCGCCTCGATTGCTAGAGCCGCGCCGCCGCTGCGCCTCCGAGTCCAGCATCTCGTCAGGCGGCAGCGCCCTGTCCGGTGCCAG TACCGCGATGCTCTCCAAAAGCGGCAAAGGGCGACCAGCGGCAGCAGCCGCGGTTCGACGCAACACTGCGGACGACGAAAGTGCCCCGACGACCTGCGCCGAGAACGGAGAGTTGAGCCAGCACGTCAAGGTCTCGTCAG AGGCGTGGAAACCCTCGGCCGCCTCCCCCTTTGTTGTGGAGCCTCTTAAGCTAGTTTGGGCTAAATGTAGTGGATATCCTTCCTATCCCGCCCTG ATCATGGACCCCCGAGCGCGGAGGACGGGGCGGCCGACACGGCGCCAGCGCAACGGGGCGGCGGCAACAGCGGCGGCGCTTCCCCGCCCGCCGCGGGACGTGCTCCGAGCCGGCGAGCGGATGCAGTTCAGGTCCGCAGAGAAACTCTTCCTCGTCCACTTCTTCGACAGCAAGCGCAGCTG GCAATGGCTTCCTAGATCCAAGATGTCTCCGTTCGGCGTAGACCACGGTCTGGACCGCCTCAAGCTGCTGGAGTCGCGCCGCTCTCACCTGCAGAAGTCGGTGCGGCGAGCCTTCGAGCGGGCCAGGAAGCATCTGTACGGCGGCGCCGGGAGAGCCGCGCCCGCTCAACACTGA
- the LOC144053653 gene encoding bromodomain-containing protein 1-like isoform X3, with the protein MKKKARHQRPAALKRDSSPIKPSPNRETLTYAQAQRMVELEVDGRVHRLSIYDKMDIIGDDDPTAQEILECNSNKENSEKPQQVLVRSVRLKNSQRKKSAALAPPHGAGHHPASALLEPKVRTVEYNLPVVPKRPAAYYTYTERTAEELDEEVEYDMDEEDYAWLELLNEKRKSDGISQVSNNLFEFLMDRFEKESYGDMQGQSETQPLVDEDAVCCVCMDGDGADSNVILFCDSCNIAVHQECYGVPYIPEGRWLCRHCLQCPARPADCVFCPNRGGALKKTDDGRWGHVACALWVPEVGFSDTVFIEPIDGVRNIPPARWKLTCYLCKEKGAGACIQCDRVNCYAAFHVSCAQKAGLFMKMEPVKEGSAPGAFSVKKTAYCCSHTPDSGDRRPLTVYEESHRKNGACHKRGERRGRARAKAWYKKRSKRPEPPSEPQPEADGRGNAGPSITASSLDTILNQVAVQRKRLFVERVLSYWVLKRQSRNNVPLIRRLQANPSPAPKSTSADRAETNQALKEQLKEWHRLRHDLERARLLLELIRKREKLKREELKLQQSALEVQLTPFNILLRTVLSQLQQKDQYNVFAQPVSIKEVPDYLDHITQPMDFSTMRTRIDGHAYRSLDHFEADFELIIANCMKYNAKETFFYKVAQRMQDHGGVILRRARKEADRIGFDFPSGLMLPQAPKMGAALPFTWDDVDRLLSPSYRRLTPLEDQLKELLEKLDLSTAMKNSPSRSKRLKLLKKTIMEVRSEMSLKKSLPATARPPERPAPGAPPSPRAPELSVSMPPMLEVPLTSTRSETPPTPPDLGPPSLKPAEHDPTEPGDVTCTSATSEPRPKLNGHLPNGDEAEQRTNSLFGKSKSVSPQKPATGQEVPAAPSQSPPLGAKTFLSVVIPRLETLLLPKKRPRSSSVDGEEDEESPIKRLGTGITNGFVVEEEEEVEEEASPPRLLEPRRRCASESSISSGGSALSGASTAMLSKSGKGRPAAAAAVRRNTADDESAPTTCAENGELSQHVKVSSDHGPPSAEDGAADTAPAQRGGGNSGGASPPAAGRAPSRRADAVQVRRETLPRPLLRQQAQLAMAS; encoded by the exons ATGAAGAAGAAAGCCCGGCACCAGCGCCCAGCGGCGCTGAAGCGGGACTCGTCGCCCATCAAGCCGTCGCCCAACCGGGAGACGCTGACGTACGCGCAGGCCCAGCGCATGGTGGAGCTGGAGGTGGACGGCCGCGTGCACCGGCTGAGCATCTACGACAAGATGGACATCATCGGCGACGACGACCCCACGGCGCAGGAGATCCTGGAGTGCAACAGCAACAAGGAGAACAGCGAGAAGCCCCAGCAGGTCCTGGTGCGCTCGGTGCGCCTCAAAAACAGCCAGCGCAAGAAGAGCGCCGCCTTGGCGCCCCCGCACGGCGCCGGCCACCACCCCGCATCGGCGCTGCTGGAGCCCAAAGTGAGAACGGTGGAGTACAACCTGCCCGTGGTGCCCAAGAGGCCGGCGGCGTACTACACGTACACGGAGCGGACGGCGGAGGAGCTGGACGAGGAGGTGGAGTATGACATGGACGAGGAGGATTACGCCTGGCTGGAGCTGCTCAACGAGAAGCGCAAGAGCGACGGCATCAGCCAGGTGTCCAACAACCTCTTTGAATTCCTCATGGACCGTTTCGAGAAGGAGTCGTACGGCGACATGCAGGGCCAGAGCGAGACGCAGCCTCTGGTGGACGAGGACGCCGTGTGCTGCGTGTGCATGGATGGCGACGGCGCCGACAGCAACGTCATCCTCTTCTGCGACTCCTGCAACATCGCCGTGCACCAGGAGTGCTACGGCGTGCCCTACATCCCCGAGGGCCGCTGGCTGTGCCGCCACTGCCTGCAGTGCCCGGCGCGGCCCGCCGACTGCGTCTTCTGCCCCAACCGAGGCGGCGCCCTCAAGAAAACGGACGACGGGCGCTGGGGCCACGTGGCCTGCGCCCTGTGGGTGCCCGAGGTGGGCTTCTCGGACACGGTGTTTATCGAGCCCATCGACGGCGTCCGCAACATCCCGCCCGCCCGCTGGAAGCTGACGTGCTACCTGTGCAAGGAAAAGGGGGCGGGCGCCTGCATTCAGTGCGACCGGGTCAACTGTTACGCCGCCTTCCACGTCAGCTGTGCGCAGAAGGCCGGCCTCTTCATGAAAATGGAGCCTGTCAAGGAGGGGTCGGCGCCCGGCGCCTTCTCCGTCAAGAAGACGGCGTACTGCTGCAGCCACACGCCCGACAGCGGCGACCGGCGGCCGCTCACTGTCTACGAGGAGTCGCACCGCAAGAACGGCGCCTGTCACAAGCGCGGCGAGCGGCGCGGCAGGGCCCGCGCCAAGGCCTGGTACAAGAAGCGCAGCAAGCGGCCGGAGCCGCCGTCCGAGCCGCAGCCGGAAGCCGACGGCCGCGGCAACGCTGGGCCCAGCATCACCGCCTCCAG TCTGGACACCATCCTGAACCAGGTGGCGGTCCAGAGGAAGCGTCTGTTTGTGGAGCGCGTTCTGAGCTACTGGGTGCTCAAGAGGCAGTCCCGGAACAACGTGCCGCTCATCCGCCGCCTGCAGGCCAACCCGTCGCCGGCGCCCAAGTCCACGTCGGCA GATCGCGCCGAGACCAACCAGGCGCTGAAGGAGCAGCTGAAGGAGTGGCACCGACTCCGACACGACTTGGAACGAGCGCGACTGCTGCTGGAACTCATCAGGAAGAGAGAGAAGCTCAAGAGGGAGGAG TTGAAGCTGCAGCAGTCGGCGCTGGAGGTCCAACTGACGCCCTTCAACATCCTGCTGAGAACCGTGCTCAGCCAGCTGCAGCAGAAGGACCAGTACAACGTCTTTGCTCAGCCCGTCAGCATAAAAGAG GTCCCGGACTACTTGGACCACATCACGCAGCCCATGGACTTCTCCACCATGAGGACGCGCATAGACGGCCACGCCTACCGCAGCCTGGACCACTTTGAGGCCGACTTTGAGCTGATCATCGCCAACTGCATGAAATACAACGCCAAGGAGACCTTCTTCTACAAGGTGGCCCAGAGGATGCAGGACCACGGCGGCGTCATCCTGCGCCGCGCCCGCAAGGAGGCCGACCGCATCGGCTTTGACTTCCCGAGCGGACTGATGCTGCCCCAGGCCCCCAAAATGGGGGCGGCGCTGCCCTTCACCTGGGACGACG TGGACCGCCTCCTGAGCCCCTCGTACCGCCGCTTAACGCCGCTGGAGGATCAACTGAAGGAGCTCCTGGAGAAGTTGGACCTGAGCACAGCCATGAAGAACAGCCCGTCTCGCAGCAAGAGGCTCAAGCTGCTCAAAAAGACCATCATGGAGGTCCGTAGCGAGATGAGCCTCAAGAAGTCACTACCGGCCACCGCCCGACCGCCAGAGCGGCCGGCACCCGGCGCGCCACCGTCTCCCCGTGCTCCCGAGTTGAGCGTCTCCATGCCGCCGATGCTAGAGGTGCCCCTGACGTCGACGCGATCGGAAACGCCACCAACGCCGCCCGATCTGGGACCGCCGTCACTGAAGCCGGCGGAGCACGACCCCACGGAGCCGGGCGACGTCACTTGCACCTCCGCTACCTCAGAGCCCCGCCCCAAGCTCAACGGCCACCTCCCCAACGGCGACGAAGCCGAGCAACGGACCAACAGCCTTTTCGGAAAGTCCAAGAGCGTCAGTCCGCAGAAGCCGGCTACAGGCCAGGAGGTGCCCGCCGCTCCCTCGCAATCGCCGCCACTGGGCGCCAAAACCTTTTTGTCGGTGGTCATCCCTCGGCTGGAGACCCTCCTGCTGCCCAAGAAGCGACCGAGGAGCAGTAGCGTCGACggcgaggaagacgaggagTCGCCCATCAAGCGTCTGGGCAcag GGATCACCAACGGTTttgtggtggaggaggaggaggaggtggaggaggaagcCTCGCCGCCTCGATTGCTAGAGCCGCGCCGCCGCTGCGCCTCCGAGTCCAGCATCTCGTCAGGCGGCAGCGCCCTGTCCGGTGCCAG TACCGCGATGCTCTCCAAAAGCGGCAAAGGGCGACCAGCGGCAGCAGCCGCGGTTCGACGCAACACTGCGGACGACGAAAGTGCCCCGACGACCTGCGCCGAGAACGGAGAGTTGAGCCAGCACGTCAAGGTCTCGTCAG ATCATGGACCCCCGAGCGCGGAGGACGGGGCGGCCGACACGGCGCCAGCGCAACGGGGCGGCGGCAACAGCGGCGGCGCTTCCCCGCCCGCCGCGGGACGTGCTCCGAGCCGGCGAGCGGATGCAGTTCAGGTCCGCAGAGAAACTCTTCCTCGTCCACTTCTTCGACAGCAAGCGCAGCTG GCAATGGCTTCCTAG